One Roseburia rectibacter DNA window includes the following coding sequences:
- a CDS encoding DUF3791 domain-containing protein, with translation MTKQNIENSEELEFAIFCIENVAVKLGVNAQTIYSALTEKSSILNDYIIPEYEIGC, from the coding sequence ATGACAAAACAAAATATAGAAAATTCAGAAGAATTGGAATTTGCAATATTTTGTATTGAAAATGTTGCAGTTAAGCTGGGGGTAAATGCGCAGACAATATACAGTGCATTGACAGAGAAGAGCAGTATTTTGAATGATTATATAATTCCAGAATACGAAATAGGCTGTTAA
- the metK gene encoding methionine adenosyltransferase translates to MEKRLFTSESVTEGHPDKVCDAISDAILDACMAEDPMSRVACETASCTGFVLVTGEITTKAQLDIPAIVRKTVNEIGYNDAKTGFDGNTCAVMVALDQQSPDIAMGVDKALEAKEGALTDDLDTGAGDQGMMFGYATNETPELMPYPISLAHKLALQLTKVRKDGTLTYLRPDGKTQVSVEYDEAGKPVRLEAVVLSTQHDDDVTQEQIHADIKKYVFDPILPKDMIDADTKFFINPTGRFVIGGPHGDAGLTGRKIIVDTYGGYARHGGGAFSGKDCTKVDRSAAYAARYVAKNIVAAGLAEKCEIQLSYAIGVAQPTSVMVDTFGTGKLSDEKLVEIIRENFDLRPAGIIKMLDLRRPIYRGTAAYGHFGRTDLDLPWEAVDKADTLKKYL, encoded by the coding sequence ATGGAAAAAAGATTATTTACATCAGAATCCGTAACAGAAGGACATCCTGACAAAGTCTGCGATGCAATCTCTGACGCAATCTTAGATGCATGTATGGCAGAAGATCCAATGAGCCGTGTTGCATGTGAAACCGCAAGCTGTACAGGTTTCGTTTTAGTAACCGGAGAGATCACCACAAAAGCACAGTTAGATATCCCGGCAATCGTTCGTAAAACGGTAAATGAGATCGGTTACAACGATGCCAAGACAGGATTTGACGGAAATACATGTGCAGTTATGGTAGCACTTGACCAGCAGTCACCGGATATTGCAATGGGTGTTGATAAAGCATTAGAAGCAAAAGAGGGTGCCCTGACAGATGATCTTGATACCGGAGCTGGTGATCAGGGTATGATGTTTGGTTATGCAACCAACGAGACACCGGAGTTAATGCCATATCCGATCTCTTTAGCACACAAACTGGCATTACAGCTCACAAAAGTAAGAAAAGACGGTACACTGACTTACTTAAGACCGGACGGAAAGACACAGGTTTCCGTAGAGTACGATGAGGCTGGAAAACCGGTACGTCTTGAGGCAGTTGTATTATCTACTCAGCATGATGATGATGTAACACAGGAGCAGATTCATGCAGACATCAAAAAATATGTTTTCGATCCGATCCTTCCGAAAGATATGATCGATGCAGATACCAAGTTCTTCATTAACCCGACCGGACGTTTTGTAATCGGCGGACCACACGGAGATGCAGGTTTAACAGGACGTAAGATCATCGTAGACACTTACGGCGGATATGCACGTCACGGCGGCGGAGCTTTCTCTGGAAAAGACTGCACAAAGGTTGACCGTTCTGCAGCATATGCAGCACGTTACGTTGCAAAGAACATCGTAGCAGCAGGTCTTGCAGAAAAATGTGAGATCCAGTTATCCTATGCGATCGGTGTTGCACAGCCGACATCCGTTATGGTAGATACTTTCGGAACAGGCAAATTATCCGATGAGAAGTTAGTTGAGATCATTCGTGAGAACTTCGACCTTCGTCCGGCAGGTATCATCAAGATGCTTGACTTAAGAAGACCGATCTACCGTGGAACAGCAGCTTACGGACATTTCGGACGTACAGACTTAGACCTTCCGTGGGAGGCAGTTGATAAGGCTGATACATTAAAGAAATATCTATAA
- a CDS encoding response regulator transcription factor: MSKVLIIEDEVAIADLEKDYLELSGFEVEIENDGVVGLKRALSEDFDMYILDLMLPGIDGFEICKQIREEKNTPILMVSAKKDDIDKIRGLGLGADDYITKPFSPSELVARVKAHLARYERLIGSNIVENDVIEIRGIRIDKTARRVWVNGEEKQFTTKEFDLLTFLAEHPNHVFTKEELFREIWDMESIGDIATVTVHIKKIREKIEMNTNKPQYIETIWGVGYRFKL; the protein is encoded by the coding sequence ATGAGTAAGGTTTTGATTATTGAAGACGAGGTAGCAATCGCAGATTTAGAGAAAGATTATTTGGAATTAAGTGGTTTTGAGGTTGAGATCGAGAATGACGGGGTGGTCGGGTTAAAACGTGCACTCTCGGAAGATTTTGATATGTATATCTTAGATCTGATGCTGCCGGGGATTGACGGATTTGAGATCTGTAAACAGATCAGAGAAGAAAAGAATACACCGATACTTATGGTATCTGCCAAAAAAGATGATATTGACAAGATCAGGGGACTCGGACTCGGTGCAGATGATTACATTACAAAGCCGTTTTCACCGAGTGAGCTTGTCGCACGGGTCAAAGCACATCTTGCCCGCTATGAACGGCTGATCGGAAGCAATATCGTGGAGAATGACGTCATTGAGATCCGTGGCATCCGTATTGATAAAACAGCGAGACGTGTCTGGGTGAATGGAGAAGAAAAGCAGTTTACGACCAAGGAGTTCGATCTTTTAACATTCTTAGCAGAGCATCCGAACCATGTGTTCACAAAGGAAGAACTTTTCCGTGAGATCTGGGATATGGAGTCGATCGGAGATATCGCAACCGTGACTGTGCATATCAAAAAGATCAGGGAAAAGATTGAGATGAATACCAATAAACCCCAGTATATAGAGACTATTTGGGGGGTAGGGTACCGCTTTAAACTATAG
- a CDS encoding DUF3791 domain-containing protein, which produces MVIGGAANDKVFNTVVELFAKKTGKSVDAALNFFYHSKVYELMSEGISDMHCMSDGYLAEELELEYKKGI; this is translated from the coding sequence ATTGTTATAGGTGGTGCAGCGAATGATAAAGTTTTTAATACGGTAGTTGAACTATTTGCTAAAAAAACAGGAAAATCCGTTGATGCAGCCTTAAACTTTTTTTATCATTCCAAAGTATATGAGCTCATGAGTGAAGGAATTTCAGATATGCACTGCATGAGTGATGGATATCTGGCAGAGGAACTTGAACTGGAGTATAAAAAGGGTATATAA
- the proS gene encoding proline--tRNA ligase, giving the protein MAKDKKLVEAITSMEEDFAQWYTDVVKKAELIDYSSVKGCMILRPAGYAIWENIQHELDRRFKETGVENVYLPLFIPESLLEKEKDHVEGFAPEVAWVTYGGLNQLPERLCVRPTSETLFCDFYKNIIQSYRDLPKVYNQWCSVVRWEKETRPFLRSREFLWQEGHTAHATAEEAEQRTVQMLNVYADFCEDVLAMPVIRGQKTEKEKFAGADATYTIEALMHDGKALQSGTSHNFGNGFAKAFGIQYTDKDNKLQYVYQTSWGMTTRLIGAIIMVHGDDSGLVLPPRIAPVQAMVIPIQQQKDGVLDTAKEVCERIGKVCRAKLDDSDKSPGWKFSEQEMRGIPVRIELGPKDIAAGKCVIVRRDTREKIEVALDELEAKLPELLEQIQKDMFERAKAHRDAHIWDAHNYEEFTTIANEKPGFIRAMWCGDQACEDKIKEDLAVTSRCMPFHDQEHISDVCVCCGKPAHKLVYWGKAY; this is encoded by the coding sequence ATGGCAAAGGACAAGAAGTTAGTAGAGGCAATCACTTCCATGGAGGAAGATTTTGCCCAGTGGTATACAGACGTGGTCAAAAAAGCGGAACTGATCGATTATTCATCCGTAAAGGGATGTATGATCCTTCGTCCGGCGGGTTACGCGATCTGGGAGAATATCCAGCATGAATTAGACCGCCGTTTCAAAGAGACAGGCGTTGAAAATGTATATTTACCGTTGTTTATCCCGGAGAGTCTGTTAGAGAAAGAAAAAGATCACGTGGAAGGGTTTGCACCGGAAGTTGCATGGGTTACTTACGGCGGCTTAAATCAGCTTCCGGAGCGTCTGTGTGTCAGACCGACTTCAGAGACATTGTTCTGTGATTTTTATAAAAATATTATCCAGTCTTACCGTGATCTGCCAAAGGTATATAACCAGTGGTGTTCTGTTGTAAGATGGGAGAAGGAAACACGTCCGTTCTTACGTTCCAGAGAGTTCTTATGGCAGGAGGGACATACCGCACATGCGACTGCAGAGGAAGCAGAGCAGAGAACCGTACAGATGTTAAATGTCTATGCGGATTTCTGTGAGGATGTACTTGCAATGCCGGTTATCCGTGGACAGAAGACAGAAAAAGAAAAATTCGCAGGCGCAGATGCAACTTACACGATCGAAGCGCTGATGCATGATGGAAAAGCATTGCAGTCAGGAACCAGCCATAACTTTGGCAATGGATTTGCAAAAGCATTTGGCATTCAGTACACTGATAAGGACAACAAACTTCAGTATGTATATCAGACATCCTGGGGTATGACAACACGTCTGATCGGTGCGATCATTATGGTACACGGAGATGATTCAGGACTTGTGCTGCCACCGCGTATTGCACCGGTACAGGCTATGGTCATCCCGATCCAGCAGCAGAAAGATGGTGTGCTTGACACCGCAAAAGAAGTCTGCGAGCGTATCGGAAAAGTCTGCCGTGCAAAACTTGATGATTCTGACAAGAGTCCGGGATGGAAATTCTCCGAGCAGGAGATGAGAGGTATTCCGGTTCGTATCGAACTTGGACCAAAGGATATTGCAGCAGGCAAATGTGTGATTGTGCGCCGTGATACCAGAGAGAAGATCGAGGTTGCATTAGATGAGCTTGAAGCAAAACTTCCGGAGTTATTAGAGCAGATCCAGAAAGATATGTTTGAGCGTGCAAAGGCACACAGAGATGCACATATCTGGGATGCACATAACTACGAAGAGTTTACAACAATCGCAAATGAGAAACCGGGCTTTATCCGTGCAATGTGGTGTGGAGATCAGGCATGTGAGGATAAGATCAAAGAAGATCTTGCAGTGACATCACGCTGTATGCCGTTTCATGATCAGGAACATATCTCAGATGTATGTGTATGCTGCGGAAAACCGGCTCACAAATTAGTATATTGGGGTAAAGCATACTAA
- a CDS encoding sensor histidine kinase — protein sequence MKLKSKIIISFCIIIFVPIVLMMAALFSFQRIQVKAIEQTYGITENNYSYFSNSMQLLSRFTKECFKELKDTAKDDPARLEDQDYLDELNQTLEEKSSYLIVRKDKELIYIGEDASISLLTQLPSYGDTVKDEDAGTYIDGDEQVLIKQIDFQFQDGSAGSAFIVTILEETVPEVKKLLIDVLVSIILILVLTATMLTIWMYTSMINPIRKLQTAAQNIKDGNLDFSVESDSKDEIGELCRSFEEMRLRLKDNAEEKIEGEKENKTLISNIAHDLKTPITAVKGYAEGLMDGVADTPEKRDKYIRTIYNKANEMDTLLNELTLYAKIDTNRIPYNFAKINVSEYFNDCVEEIGLDLETRNIRLAYFNYVDENVLIIADPEQLRRVIHNIIGNSIKYLDKQQGFINIRIKDVGDFIQVEIEDNGRGISARDLPYIFDRFYRADASRNSATGGSGIGLSIVKKIIEDHGGKIWATSKEAIGTVMYFVIRKYQEVPNE from the coding sequence ATGAAACTGAAATCCAAAATTATTATTTCTTTTTGTATTATTATTTTTGTCCCGATCGTGCTGATGATGGCGGCACTTTTCAGTTTTCAGCGTATCCAGGTAAAAGCGATTGAGCAGACTTATGGGATCACGGAAAATAATTATAGTTATTTTTCAAATTCCATGCAGCTTCTGAGCCGCTTTACCAAAGAATGTTTCAAAGAACTGAAGGATACGGCGAAGGATGATCCGGCGCGGCTGGAAGATCAGGATTATTTAGATGAACTTAATCAGACTTTAGAGGAGAAGAGTTCTTATCTGATCGTAAGAAAAGATAAGGAGCTGATTTACATTGGCGAGGATGCAAGTATTTCACTTCTGACACAGCTGCCATCCTATGGGGATACTGTGAAAGATGAGGATGCCGGAACTTACATTGACGGTGATGAACAGGTACTGATCAAGCAGATCGATTTCCAGTTTCAGGATGGAAGTGCGGGAAGTGCATTTATCGTTACAATTTTAGAGGAGACTGTTCCTGAGGTAAAGAAACTGCTCATTGATGTATTAGTTTCCATTATTCTCATTCTTGTGCTGACAGCGACAATGTTAACCATCTGGATGTATACGAGCATGATCAATCCGATCAGAAAACTGCAGACGGCAGCACAGAATATCAAAGATGGTAATCTTGATTTCTCCGTGGAATCGGACAGCAAGGATGAGATCGGTGAACTCTGCAGATCGTTTGAGGAGATGCGTCTGCGCTTAAAAGACAATGCGGAGGAAAAGATCGAGGGTGAAAAAGAAAATAAGACACTGATCAGTAATATTGCGCATGATTTAAAGACACCGATCACAGCAGTAAAGGGATATGCGGAAGGACTTATGGATGGTGTAGCTGATACACCGGAGAAACGGGATAAATATATCCGCACGATCTATAATAAGGCAAACGAAATGGATACACTTTTAAATGAGTTGACATTGTATGCTAAAATTGATACAAATCGTATTCCATATAATTTTGCAAAAATTAACGTATCAGAATATTTTAATGACTGCGTAGAGGAGATCGGGCTTGACCTCGAGACAAGAAATATCAGGCTTGCTTATTTTAATTATGTGGATGAAAATGTTCTGATCATTGCAGATCCGGAGCAGCTCCGCCGTGTGATCCATAATATTATAGGTAATTCCATCAAGTATCTGGATAAACAGCAGGGATTTATCAATATCCGTATCAAAGATGTCGGTGACTTTATCCAGGTGGAGATCGAGGACAACGGCAGAGGTATCTCTGCAAGAGATCTGCCATATATTTTTGACCGCTTTTATCGTGCGGATGCGTCGCGTAATTCTGCAACCGGTGGCAGCGGTATCGGTTTGTCTATTGTAAAGAAGATCATAGAAGACCACGGTGGAAAGATCTGGGCAACCAGTAAGGAAGCCATCGGAACAGTTATGTATTTTGTAATTCGTAAATATCAGGAGGTACCAAATGAGTAA
- a CDS encoding GGDEF domain-containing protein, producing MIEKYYDGAIEQVAAGLGTVEKNHLLVRYSGQFSIEELSYTDQLEKMENIFVQMHEFEPGEITSAYEPYLTMICDGFRRYMTGTFEEFMEECDVYYLHRPVLLGYFNRGYAKREEIILLDEVAYEQERMLAALERMLYAIADRHPVLLILNRFQLASKSTMQLTARILKAENSNIGLVLGVSDIQAMPEFLVPDWEMLYETLDDGSKIYHIGNSGRKKEEIADDGKYADYGSEKVYRKLQNMVEFLDFDQAAYYLEVIERKIKFDNLFVDDPARFRMWLLFAKVSILRKDIPKALEICEDLEKIHLAGREDECAYEQDYLIATAYMYQGKLKEALEMAGETYCIAEKISDDYRKFLSELLKTQIQMSGWYNIFFCAQDVKIEKSLTENLIRYNYRNHLAHVYIYAYDNKPEIVEKANQSEELLIYFSKGIRIAKEIENEHLINTAYQKNIMLSSTNGMYEISLLYSVRTYEALKDKRSIQAGRIYSGIAYNLCAIGENERAMAYYTHAIRLFYYLREPGDIAEVQYNMSLNCIMCGQYEKAEFYLTQCMKAVERLHLNSLRVCNLSKLYGLLALVSVLEGNRFNCERYLNNCRQFLNYVIEKEKMGDGFGTVHDYAKVDDDMFLYTFSRGLLAVYDRDYEKADLDYEKAENYLRCSEGNQFFSYALFRKKRMECFNHLGNKKGEVKQKNILEEYENKHFNTYGKLAEKIMDTLPPLDDEDGKKEISVQELDALLWQESMVLAYKSKKHQLDFILTWQKLIDVTGVSAEEMIDAVMKTFLNHFNVDCAVYARCMERQTQVLYNNTGIELNDGQTGRIIASLKRNPGGYAISKISSNYNEHQDITSLFGEDDVCSLVAVPYFNNSKLENFLIAYVRMKDNWHSSVNRYMLDEDDLNMYQLLFREVKYSLNRLDAYDKIYEMNNKLYLSAVTDQLTGIYNREGFYRRIKALMDEFLGGKRKPELGLMFIDLDNFKHYNDTYGHDVGDLVLKEMADIFSGLCEKQGFVCRYGGDEYIIVFFTADEEKLTETAELIYKKIDQADGFEGAISEKLKKQISIKKEQRISCSIGIVSAKDVHDEEEINQMIKRADDLLYSIKTTKKGTYRI from the coding sequence ATGATAGAAAAGTATTATGATGGTGCGATAGAACAGGTGGCAGCCGGTTTGGGAACTGTGGAAAAGAACCATCTTCTGGTCAGATACAGTGGACAATTTTCCATAGAAGAATTAAGTTATACAGATCAGCTGGAGAAAATGGAGAATATTTTCGTACAGATGCACGAATTTGAACCGGGTGAGATCACCAGTGCATATGAGCCGTATCTTACCATGATCTGTGATGGCTTCAGGCGGTATATGACGGGTACATTCGAAGAATTTATGGAAGAATGTGATGTGTATTATCTGCACCGGCCGGTACTGCTTGGCTATTTTAACCGGGGATATGCAAAAAGGGAAGAGATCATTTTGCTCGATGAGGTGGCATATGAACAGGAGCGCATGCTAGCGGCACTTGAACGTATGCTGTATGCCATTGCAGACAGGCATCCGGTTCTTCTTATTTTGAACCGTTTTCAGCTGGCCTCAAAAAGTACGATGCAATTGACAGCGCGAATTTTAAAAGCCGAGAACAGCAATATAGGTCTTGTGCTTGGGGTCAGTGATATTCAGGCAATGCCGGAGTTTTTAGTGCCGGACTGGGAGATGCTTTACGAGACATTAGATGATGGCAGCAAGATTTACCATATCGGAAATTCCGGCAGGAAAAAAGAAGAAATCGCAGATGATGGAAAATATGCTGACTACGGAAGCGAAAAGGTCTACCGCAAACTGCAGAATATGGTGGAATTTCTTGATTTTGACCAGGCAGCATATTATCTGGAGGTTATAGAGCGAAAGATAAAATTTGATAATCTCTTTGTCGATGATCCTGCGCGTTTTCGCATGTGGCTTTTATTTGCAAAAGTTTCCATTTTAAGGAAGGATATTCCCAAAGCTCTTGAAATCTGCGAGGATTTAGAAAAAATTCATCTTGCCGGAAGGGAAGATGAGTGTGCATATGAGCAGGACTATCTGATCGCAACTGCGTATATGTATCAGGGAAAATTAAAAGAAGCCTTAGAGATGGCAGGCGAAACATATTGTATTGCAGAAAAAATATCGGATGATTACCGGAAGTTTTTATCCGAGTTACTCAAAACCCAGATACAGATGTCCGGCTGGTATAACATATTTTTCTGTGCGCAGGATGTAAAAATAGAGAAAAGCCTGACCGAAAATCTGATCCGCTACAATTACCGCAATCATCTGGCACATGTATATATTTATGCATATGACAATAAGCCGGAAATCGTCGAGAAGGCGAATCAGTCTGAAGAACTTCTGATCTACTTCAGCAAGGGAATACGTATTGCCAAAGAAATCGAAAATGAACATCTGATCAACACGGCATACCAGAAAAATATCATGCTTTCGTCGACAAATGGCATGTATGAAATTTCCCTGCTTTATTCGGTGCGCACGTATGAAGCATTGAAAGATAAAAGATCAATCCAGGCAGGCCGTATCTATTCGGGAATTGCATATAATTTATGTGCGATCGGTGAAAATGAACGTGCAATGGCGTATTACACGCATGCCATCCGTCTGTTTTATTATCTGAGGGAGCCGGGAGATATTGCAGAAGTGCAGTATAATATGTCTTTAAACTGCATTATGTGCGGTCAGTATGAAAAGGCGGAATTTTATCTGACACAGTGCATGAAGGCTGTGGAACGTCTGCATTTAAACAGTCTGAGGGTATGCAATCTGTCAAAATTATATGGACTTCTTGCACTTGTGTCTGTTTTAGAGGGCAACAGGTTTAATTGTGAGCGCTACTTAAATAATTGCAGACAGTTTTTAAATTACGTTATAGAAAAAGAAAAGATGGGAGATGGGTTTGGAACTGTCCATGATTATGCGAAAGTTGATGACGACATGTTTTTATATACATTTTCCCGCGGATTGCTTGCCGTATACGATAGAGATTATGAAAAAGCTGACTTAGATTATGAAAAAGCGGAGAATTATCTGAGATGCTCCGAGGGAAATCAGTTTTTCAGCTATGCACTTTTCCGGAAAAAGCGAATGGAGTGTTTCAATCATCTTGGAAATAAAAAAGGGGAAGTAAAACAAAAGAACATACTGGAGGAATACGAAAACAAACATTTTAACACTTATGGAAAGCTGGCAGAAAAAATTATGGATACCCTGCCGCCTTTAGATGATGAGGATGGGAAGAAGGAGATTTCCGTACAGGAATTAGATGCGCTTCTCTGGCAGGAAAGTATGGTGCTTGCTTATAAGAGTAAAAAACACCAGCTGGATTTTATTTTAACCTGGCAGAAACTGATCGACGTGACCGGAGTCAGTGCAGAAGAAATGATCGATGCGGTCATGAAAACGTTTTTAAATCATTTTAATGTGGATTGCGCGGTATATGCGCGCTGTATGGAGAGACAGACGCAGGTGTTATACAACAATACAGGGATAGAATTAAACGACGGGCAGACGGGCAGGATCATTGCTTCCCTGAAACGGAATCCGGGAGGTTATGCAATCTCGAAGATCAGCAGCAATTATAATGAGCACCAGGATATCACATCATTATTTGGTGAGGATGATGTGTGTTCTTTAGTGGCAGTACCGTATTTTAACAATTCAAAACTGGAAAATTTCCTGATCGCCTATGTGAGGATGAAGGATAACTGGCATTCTTCCGTAAACAGATATATGTTAGATGAAGATGACTTAAACATGTATCAGCTTTTGTTCCGGGAGGTAAAATATTCTTTGAACCGTCTGGACGCATATGATAAAATATACGAGATGAACAATAAACTTTATCTTTCTGCGGTTACAGACCAACTGACTGGAATTTACAACAGAGAAGGGTTTTACCGGAGAATCAAAGCCCTGATGGATGAATTCCTGGGAGGAAAACGAAAACCGGAACTGGGACTGATGTTTATTGATCTCGATAATTTTAAACATTATAATGATACTTACGGTCATGATGTCGGAGATCTGGTTTTAAAGGAAATGGCAGACATTTTCTCGGGTCTGTGTGAAAAACAGGGATTTGTATGCCGCTACGGCGGGGATGAATACATTATCGTATTTTTTACTGCAGACGAAGAAAAACTTACAGAGACAGCAGAGCTGATCTATAAAAAGATCGATCAGGCAGACGGTTTTGAAGGAGCGATTTCTGAGAAACTGAAAAAACAGATTTCTATCAAAAAAGAGCAGCGTATTTCCTGTTCCATTGGAATCGTGTCGGCGAAAGACGTTCATGACGAGGAAGAAATCAACCAGATGATCAAGCGGGCGGATGATCTGCTCTATTCGATCAAGACAACAAAAAAGGGAACTTACCGTATATGA
- a CDS encoding HD-GYP domain-containing protein, with the protein MKKVTVNKLEPGMITAEQILTKNGQMIVDKGVTLTRPLIMRLSFYCVLEVGIEDPDEPKEPETPHFIPAYSQKVKASKEFQTFQFDHSFVLNSLKFSMEGYVFHDQPLDTNDLLDQTVKLFNSCKTSLELFDMLHNMRAYDDSTYAHSLNVALICRRIGKWLKVDADTLDTLTLCGLLHDIGKLKIPDDILNKPGKYTDEEFDLVKRHTKFGYELLKPLQIDPHIKKAALLHHERCDGSGYPLKAIQKDLDDCSMIVAIADVYDAMTAARSYRAPLCPFQVIERFEQEGLQKYKPKFILTFLQHIASTYQNNRVLLSNGQSANIVMLNQQHLARPIVQLNDNSCIDLSTRLDLHIQSIL; encoded by the coding sequence ATGAAAAAGGTAACAGTCAACAAACTTGAACCCGGCATGATTACTGCCGAACAGATTCTGACAAAGAACGGACAGATGATCGTTGATAAAGGTGTCACACTTACAAGACCACTTATCATGCGTCTTTCTTTTTACTGTGTTTTAGAGGTCGGTATTGAAGATCCGGATGAACCAAAAGAACCGGAAACACCACATTTTATTCCGGCTTATTCCCAGAAGGTAAAAGCCTCGAAAGAATTTCAGACATTCCAGTTTGATCATTCTTTCGTATTGAACTCCTTAAAGTTTTCCATGGAAGGCTATGTTTTTCATGATCAGCCGCTTGACACAAATGATCTTCTTGACCAGACAGTTAAACTGTTTAATTCCTGTAAAACATCACTTGAGCTTTTTGATATGCTGCACAATATGCGTGCTTACGATGACAGCACTTATGCACATTCTTTAAATGTAGCTCTGATCTGCCGGCGTATCGGTAAATGGCTGAAAGTAGATGCTGACACTTTAGACACTTTAACACTCTGTGGTCTTTTGCATGATATCGGGAAATTAAAGATTCCGGATGATATTTTAAATAAACCAGGCAAATATACAGACGAAGAATTTGATCTCGTCAAAAGACATACAAAATTTGGCTACGAATTATTAAAACCGCTGCAGATCGATCCTCATATTAAAAAAGCTGCCCTGCTTCATCATGAGCGTTGTGATGGATCCGGTTATCCGCTAAAAGCAATCCAGAAAGACTTAGATGACTGCTCAATGATCGTTGCGATCGCTGATGTTTATGATGCCATGACTGCTGCAAGATCTTACCGTGCTCCTCTTTGTCCATTTCAGGTCATTGAGCGTTTTGAACAGGAAGGTCTTCAGAAGTATAAGCCAAAGTTCATCCTGACTTTTTTACAGCATATCGCATCCACTTATCAGAACAACCGTGTTCTTTTAAGTAACGGGCAGAGTGCCAATATCGTTATGTTAAACCAGCAGCATCTTGCAAGACCGATCGTACAGTTGAACGATAACTCCTGCATTGATTTGTCTACACGTCTTGATCTGCATATCCAGAGTATTCTGTAA
- a CDS encoding RluA family pseudouridine synthase has translation MRNSMQPAIIYEDEDIIVCKKPAGVATQTKRIGQADMESLLKNYRASKGETPYIGVVHRLDQPVAGVMVFAKNKEAASDLSRQIKTKLTDKYYYAMTDGVPEEKKGTLEDDLLQNGQTNTSEVVERGTLQAKHAKLSYEVIEQNGRNAILRIKLDTGRHHQIRVQLAHAGMPIVGDKKYNFKENITPSGKQLALCSFKIAFRHPKTHRKLEFKIDKPFGLS, from the coding sequence ATGAGGAACAGTATGCAGCCAGCGATCATTTATGAAGATGAAGATATTATCGTCTGCAAAAAGCCGGCAGGCGTGGCAACACAGACAAAACGTATCGGACAGGCGGATATGGAGAGCCTGCTTAAAAACTACCGGGCATCCAAAGGAGAAACACCTTATATCGGTGTGGTGCACCGTCTGGACCAGCCGGTCGCAGGAGTCATGGTATTTGCTAAAAATAAAGAGGCAGCATCGGATTTGAGCCGTCAGATCAAAACAAAACTGACAGACAAATACTATTATGCCATGACGGACGGAGTGCCGGAAGAGAAAAAGGGAACCTTAGAGGATGATCTCTTACAGAATGGACAGACAAACACATCTGAGGTGGTAGAGAGAGGAACTTTGCAGGCAAAACATGCAAAACTTTCCTATGAAGTAATTGAGCAGAATGGGAGAAATGCCATTTTACGAATAAAGCTTGATACCGGACGTCATCATCAGATCCGCGTACAGCTTGCACATGCAGGAATGCCGATCGTCGGGGATAAAAAGTATAATTTCAAAGAAAATATTACCCCGTCAGGAAAACAGCTTGCACTATGTTCTTTCAAGATCGCATTCCGTCATCCAAAGACACATAGAAAACTGGAGTTTAAAATTGACAAGCCTTTTGGTTTATCATAA